Part of the Pristiophorus japonicus isolate sPriJap1 chromosome 11, sPriJap1.hap1, whole genome shotgun sequence genome is shown below.
tggccctcctccagcagctcccactgctgctggagacatccagaccggtcgttctgggcaGTGATTTCGACTGCATCATCGATGcacctggacgatccagcagagcagacagcaaactggacaccacatccaaactcctgatggacgtggtaaaagatgccaagctgtgcgacatctttagcaaccctgcagatggagcaccgcgcagatacacctggtcgagaccagacgggtccgtccgttccagaatagacttcatgtttgtgtcccacatgctcaaggtcagatccaccgaccacTGCCTCcgactggccgactgcctcccacaggaagaccagaaagttggcagggggatatggaagctcaatgtgaaactgttgaccctggaaaatgttgaggaactcaagagggattacaaaggttggagaaccgtaaaacccctctgtgattccccgttacactggtgggaaacaatcaagacaaacatcaagaggttcttcatcctcaaaggtgatcaggaggcgagagggagacagagggaattgtcccaactccagaagagtatgcaaaatctgctcctgctgcagtcgatgggggtcgatgtcgcggaggaactccaagaggtgaagggccagcaggcctcgctctttgcctgagagccctccaaaatcattttccactCCAGAGTCAGCTCCATCGAGCAGGATGAGGCATGTTcgcatttcttcttccaaaaggtacacagggggagctctgtgatcagcagtctaaaggaagaagatggttctgtgaagtcttcgcagcccgacatgcagaggatcagcaaatccttctacgaCGTTAAGCCCACAGacagcgcggcctcccagtctttcctgttgtctatctcagaggtcttagacgacagcgagcgggagagtctggaccacctgctaactctggacgagctgacaaaggccgtccggtccctcgcgacgagtaaaactcctggaagtgacggcttaccggtcgagttgtatcggctctgtgggactggataggcccagacctgctggaagtgtacgggggtatgctctggctggcagcatgtcagaatcgatgaggaaaggcatcatcaccctcatctacaagcagaagggaaaGGGAGGAAATTTATAAATTCGGTACTGTAGTGGCACCGAGCATTACTGTAACAACATGCTGCACCCAAAGTTGGGCGATATAAGTTTCTACCCAGAGTTATCCACACATGATTTTCACTGGCACATCTGGAATAGGCCTATAACAGCGTCTAAGGCCTGAATTTTAATCCTTTGATGGGTTGGGAGTGGGGCTGCTTGGAAGCAGTCGGGAAATCTGGGAGGCCGGGTTCCACGCAGGCCCTGCCAAATATAACAGCAGGGCTAGATTTGCTTTTGAAACCTGGGTttaccacccgcagccagccagatggaggggTTGGCTGGCTGTAGGTGGGTTtgctggctgcgggcgggtagcCTGTGGTACTAGGCcccaaagaggagggagggagggatcgagtggGGGGGTGGAAAAAATTGGTgggcggggggggttggggtggaggtAGACAACATAGTGGGGGCTAGAGTagcattgtgggggtgggggggaaagcaaAAAACATCAGGACTGGCCTGAAGATCatcggtggggaggggagagagaggccgagaaggtgatcggaggcctgtggagggggaggaggatcaGAGGCCTCGTGGAGGTGTGGGTTAGGCAGGGAAGCTGGATCTAGGAGGCAAGTGTAAAGACATTTACCACCTGGATCCAGCAGTCTTCGCTTTTCATTAGCTGGCGGCTTTCACATGATCTGCAAAACCAGCCACTGTTAGATTTtaaatggtggttaaatctgaggcacgtcagcctcattataatatttaaataggtgatcctcctcctgggagtgggttggctgcccatccctgtcccgcctccgttaaaactgaaAATGGCCGGGTTGAATGTGGGTTGGGgtcggattcagatttttaacattttattttcctATCCAACCCAAACCTACCTGTTTTCTGGAGTtaagatgcccccccccccctcccaagagtATTTTCCCATTAAGAAGGAGGGCAGATAAGAGGGGTAGTCCTCTCAGGCCATTCACATACTTTATGTAGCACTGATTGAAAAGTGGCAGAGATCTGGGAGGAGGAACCAATATGCCTTTAACCCTGTAGAACAGGATGTGGTGAGACCCAAGATAAGACAAAAAAATTATAACACAAAGAAAAAGTAGATCTAGACTCTGgatagggtagtggaggcagatgcCCTGGAATAATTTAACATTTTGATTCCCCATGGGTGAGTGAGCTAAAATGAGTCAATAGACTTTTGTTATTCATGTCTATCTTGTGTTCGTAAATATGTTTGTTAAAAAATAGAATTGGAGTTAATAATGCATGGATGTTCTTATATTTCTTTGTGATTGAGCTAAAAATCAGTGCCAAGTCTTCGAGGGGAAAAAAACTGCTTCTGAAGAAATAAAGTTGTTCAAATGAATACTGCAAGAGTAAAATGGATCTGGTCTGTGAATGCATGCATTTCACCAGCTGAAGAAGTCTTTCAGTACTGAGATGGATATAGAGGGAATCATATACTGAATCTACTTAGGATGAAACATgcaacattttaaaataatttaaaaaataatttttctttGCGCATTTAAAATGGACAAAAATAATTCAGTTTTTATTTAGATCTGTAGTTCATTAATGTATCATAGACATGAAAATAAACTACTTATTCTAACTAAAGATGCCTTTGGCCCACACAACAAAGAATAATCTAGTAAAGCTGGAATGTACTCTAAGGAACACAGGGATGAAAAGGAATGGAGCATAGGACAATACATCTGTATAAAGGGAAGGTGTATAGTTAGACACATGGATCAAGTACAGTGATAGTTTTATAGCAGTTATAAGGGAAGTGAGAATTCAACAAAAATTACATTTCCAATGATATGATTGTATAATGATATTTGCTGTCCTACCACAGGCTAAATGCCCAGTTACAATTTTGTTTCCAGGAGTTGATTATATCTCATTTTCTGGAACATACATAAACCAAGTTGACATTTTTTGGCTGAGATTAAAACTGATCCCATCAACTGCTCGCTTTATTAGGTTAAGAGAGAAAGGATCTCAGAACTCAAAAAGATTGTTTGTAATAATGCATGGATTACATTACTTTCCGATTAAGCCAAAAGTCAGGCAAAGTCAGTGCCAAGTCTGAAGAAAAGAAAGATATTTAAACGAATATTACAAGGGAACAATTGATCTGGTCAGTGCATGAATACATTCAAAAAGTACACATTTACAATGTTCCTAACACCTAGTGACTAGATCAAGTCCTCCTCATCCATTAGGTTGAATAATTCTTAATAAAAAAATAGCCTCCTtttgtttctcatttttcctcTATAAATAAACATTTGAGAATTGCAGTAATGTGTAACTTGCTTTCCAATTGAAGTCACACAAGTCTGTACTACAAAACTGCCCATAATTCTCCCCAAATTAAACATCTTATCACAAAGGCCACGAGGATTGAAGGTGCAGAAAAAGAAATGTCAGATTGGTGCATCGGGGTTACTCTATTGAGGTTGGGTTTGAGGAACACCATTGGTGCAAAGTAGAAAGAATTGTAACATGCATCTAACTTCTGCTGTGCAGTCAGGGTTGCTCTGCTGCAACTTATACTCAGTACTGAGGGGATGCTATCTTGAGGTGAATTTAGACTGATTTGTGTTTCTGTCTCTTACAGTGCGCTGTTGCTGGTCAGTCTGTGTTGAGGTTCCTTCAGACACCGAAGCCCTACATGGAACCAACATGAAACTCACGTGCATTTCCTGCATGAGGAGAGAAGACGTGAATACAGACACCATGGTTGAATGGACCTATATCACCGATGATGGGCAAGAGATATCAGTATGTATCTACTTCAAAATAAAATACAGATGAAAATAGATTATGTACTGAGTAACATTGCTGTCTGTTAAATACATGGGTTAATTTTCATACTTAAAGATTGTACAATGTCTCAATTTACTGTTCACATAGCTTCTGTTGAGAATTGGAAAAGTTTCCCTTAAAAAAGATTGCAGTAAACTCAATACATCAACTAAAACTACAGTATTGAGGGCGCACCATTCATCATTGATTGTCTCCACATTATAAATTAATGAGCCCTGACCAGGTTGATAAATTAATGAGAACCAAGACAGATTCCTAACTACCAAGACAGAGTGATAGTTGTGTTATAACGCAGACAGACCAGCATTCTATAACACATGATCTCAGAGCCAGATCTAACTTACTGGGTCATTTTATTTGATTCACAATGCATCATTTTACTTATAACTAGAGCTGGATGCCAATGGTTTTAACAGATCAACTGGACAAAACACCTGGACAGATGTGGCCCATTCGTAGGTTTATTGCCAAGTCTCTGCTGTGAAAAGGCTCTTCAGGACTTCACACCATAGTGCCACTGTCTACATCATCTGTTCTGTCGTCAGTATATTGAGGAGACAGTCATAGTTTTGAAGCTGAAGTTATGCACTGCTGACATAAACAATGACACATAGTCTTTAAGCCTTTGAGAGCTTCAGTCATAATATGTGGACCAAAACTAACAAAAATATATGATTATTATGATGTACTTAATTACATTCTTAGTGATACTTTTTGTCAACCCAGCCAAACTGATTGGATGAAAGTTTTGCTGTCAGTTGTAAGACTCCCACACTAAATAATTTTgaatgatatcattccaattccaagcAAAGCTGTCCATAGCAGGGCACAAATTCGCATTCAATTGGCAATTTCATTGAAAGTGACCACAGGGTGGTTGGTGTGGAAAATAGTGCAGAGGGGGCTATTCTTCTGAAATTGGGTAGGCAGAATGGAGGGgaggggataaaaacagaaaatgctggaaatacccagcagtggagagagaaaccgagttagcatttcaggtcgatgaccattcgtcAGAATCCAGAGGAGAGGGGGTTACTCTGCAACTGGGCGTGGTGTATCTGATCTGGGAGAACGTCATACTGACTGTCAAAAGTAGAACAACAAAAGTATTCTATCTGCAAGCATTGAGATCCTTCACCTAGTATAGTACAaaataaaaaattttttaaaaagcacttcCTTTTAAAACATCATGAACTAACTCATCTTGTggctgagtgagtaaatgagtaggAGAGTGGCTCTGAGCCTTACAGACCAAGCAGCTCCCAGGCTTAAATTGCTGGTTTGAGCTCAGtgagctgcagtgtgtcccatctacaagatgcactgcagaatctcaccaaggcttcttcggcagcacttccaaaacccgtgacctctaccacctagaaggacaagggcagcaggtgcatgggaacaccaccaccctccaagtttccctccaagtcacataccatcctgacatggaaatatatcgccgttccttcatcaccgctgggtcaaagtcctgaaaCTGCCTCCCgaagagcactgtgggagtacattaaCTTTATGGACTGCAGAAGTTCCAGAAGGTGGCTCGCCACagctttctcaagggcaataagggatgggtaataaatgctggccttcccagcgatacccacatcccatgaacgaataaaaaaaaaaatcagcacaagTGGTGCTATAGATAATAAGATCAAGAACAGGTTCAAATATGACATTCCCAGTCAAATAACTCACTGGAaatcaaaaaggaaaaaaaattaagGCCTTGCTCAATAAGGCAGAATCCACCTAACAATTCATTGAGTAGCCTTTACCCAAACAAAATTCCACCCAAAAAATTACAGCAGTAGGCATTCCATTCAATATGTATTTCTATTGTATCTTGTGGAATATATTTTTAATGAGTATCTACAATATAATTTAAATATTTCTGTACCCAACTTAATACAATTAACTTAATACAATTTTACTCTATGAAAATGTATATATTAATGGAGGTGTTGATTTTGTGCTCAAATAGGAGTGATATTGCTAGCTTATCAGCAGTGTCAGTGTGGAACACTCCCTAGCCAGTTATGATGCAGTTTGAATACTTAATATTCATGTACGCTGGGTCAAGTTAGTGTCAGTTAATGCTATATTAAGGAGAGGGAACATTTTCATCCCATCAGTTTTGGCTTGATATGGATTCAGGTCTCTCGTGAAATTACAGTTTTCTAACTGTTGCAATACCTAGTCTCCCATGTGATAGATTTGGCTACATAACTGGGGATGTATATTAACAACACACAATTATCAGTTATAAATATATTATTGATTCTACTTCTATGGATGTTCCAAATAGCCTACATATTTATTTATACACAATTTTTTATGTGGATCTGGTAATGTCTAGTAGTCCTTATTTCTCAGTTCTGATCTTCAGGAACACTTAAGGACCAACTCTATTAGCATATGGATATTTTATTTAGCAAGTCAGTATTGTGCCATTTCATGAGTTTGCACTCTTCATGGAAgcactttttggttaaaaatctaaagaGCTTCCCAATGGCTCTGATGTTGAATACCCTACTTAAGTGTGGAATTGAGCCATACGGAGCAGGAAGGTCCCAGATTTGATGGCAGGTTTATGCTCATTTGACTAATCTCATTGGGGTGATAGTTGAGGTGCTAGAAGTGACCTCATCGCCCTGAGCTATAGAGTGAAAACAATCAGCTAGATTTCCCCGCTCCTGATCACTAAAGAGTAGTCcctagtggaaggagcgtgtgtgtGGATGCTGGGTGAAGACAGAATCAGCCTTGGCTGTGACCACACATCCCCAACCCCCCCGTCTCCATGGTCCACCAGCCTGCAAAGACTCACCGTCTTGATTTGTAAGTGGGTGAGGCAAAGGATCTGTGCAACTGCATCTCAGCAAGAGTCGGTGCCTTCAGGGTAAGAGGGAATAAAACTGAGGGGGGAAATCTCTGAAGTGTAACGTTGGCGTTTTAGCAATTCATCGCCTGATGAAACCTGTGTCTCTGTGACAGATTTATGAGTACAACGGAGAACCACGGGAGCTAAAAGGACCTTATCAGGGCAGAATTCTGTGGAATGGAAGTAAAGATCTGCAAGATGTGTCCATAACCATAGTGAATGTTACACTTAACGACAGCGGTCTGTACCGGTGCACGATCAAGCGGCATTTTAATTATGAGATACACAGACCTTCTGTGACAGAGGTGAAAGAGGTGCAGCTAACGGTGCATGAAGACGGTGAGGAGATTAAGTTCTGTGTGCTGAGAATTGCAGAATTTAATTCACAGCACTAACGGCTAATACTGTTTAACCTTTAAAAGGTACCAGAATTTTGAGTACCCCCTAGTGGCTAAAAACACTGCATAGTTCTGTGCTCAGCCATACAGATTGGAAGGCCCTAGGTTCGATTTCTGGCCTGTGCTGACCTAGCTGATCTCAGGTAGCAGTTGGGTGCTACAATTGAGCTCAGTGTCTCTGGGCCAGGAAGGACAAAAAATAAACCGGGGTCTTACTTTTGAttgttatccagtgacccctgctgtgaTCTTGTCCATGATGAGATAGCCTCCCGACCACACATGACCACTTCTACCAGATACCAGAGGGCTACAATGCCCATTGAATGGAGCTTCAGCAAGagcagtaggggggggggggggggggggggggtggcagggtaGATCATACAAGGGAAGAAAGTACTTGTTTTTTCAGGTTAGAATAGAAAGAGCAATGTGTCACCACCAAATGTGCGACAGGATAAAGGATACAGTTGACCTTTCATTTGGGTATAGCAAAGATATCATTCAATTAAGTGGATTATCTATATTATTATGAATATTCATTTAACAGAACATTACATTGAAATTCTTTGGTCAAATTCTAACTACAGTATACTGAATAAAATAGTTTTCTGTTAATTTATGAATAGTTAAACTGATCTGTTATAATTTGAATGGTGAATTATCATTGCTAAATATTCATTTTAACTTTGTGCTTACCGCAGTCACCAAGACCACATGAGATACACCTAGCAAACAGGTTAGGAAATGTGGAGAATAACATTTCTTTAAATTGTTATCTCTGGAATTCTAATAAAGGAGAAAAGAAGGGGCAGTTGGAGGACACTCAGAATAGGATAAAGGGAAGTCTTGTAAAAGTCAATAAACAAGGATAAATGAGACAAGAACAAATTGAAACTAAAACGGAGTAACAACCAAGGAAGTATTGCCCCATCGGAGCTTCCGGAGAGGCAGCTCAGGGCAAAGGAGTAGGTACAAACTATATTATCCAGAATATACTTGGATCATGCACAGGATGGTTGCACTCCTTTCTTCGAGCCAGACGCTGTCAACATCCAAGGTCAGAAATAAACACAGTGCAAAATACATCTGTGATACTGAACTGGGGAGCGAGAAAGGTAGGAAAAGCCACCTCCAATAGAGTTTAGCAGAAACTAGGCTAtataatgggctagattttgctgtcaaaataacagcgaAGCTAATGGTGCTCGCCGTTATTTATGTGTAAATGGtatagcaacttcaggtgaggagcAGAAGTGTGGTTAACTGCGAATATACAAACGTTTCTGTCTAAGTTGCGCTGCTCCACCAACAGCTTTATGAAAATGAGTAATTAGTAATTACAAGTGTAAGTACcctgtgataagtgttaattactgccaaacaacctctctggctctgaacattaactattacaagtgtggagtctcattccttcaagtttTGAATTTTTGggggagatttttaaaatgtcaaatttttatgttttgttttcttacttttcctttctgtctctgttttttctctttttaaatacagtctttctttccctctcttactgtacctgatttgacattgaatttgccTCCTTTAATTAACCCTCCTTCTCAGTTCTTTCACTGTTTacttcccaatccttaaatctcattggttaaggagatatcctgttggttgccctgttcactcaggtccaagATGCCCGGTTTCCCTTGCCatgccgttatcagctcgcactttcagcaactttgtgggcaaaacatttttgagctgaagggtgccatTAAGATGCCCAGCTACAGCAAAATTTGGCCCATTAGCTATCCTGATAATTAGCAGGTAAATCTGCTAACCTGATGAGCCATGTAGACAAGCCCCAGGTTTCACCTCAGGCCTTTGCTGATTTTGACAATTTCAGCTCGGCAGGGATAATGGTCCACAATTTGCTCCGGTAATCCTGGGGCCAaggaggagggggaaaaaaaacagctaGAGATTTTGTTCCTGATCACCATACAGTGACATTGCACCTCTGGAAAAAGCACTTAGGATGAGGATAGGATTGGGCTCATTAAATAGAAAGTGTTGGGAGTGCTGCCAGTGTCTGTGGAACAATACACCACCACTTTCAGGTGTAGGGAAGAAAAGAGAGACAATCAGAACAGATCTGAGGTATGAAGCCAATTCTGTTGCAAATATTACATTCTGCAATTGTGAAATAGCAGAATTCTAGAACCTATACAATAACTATATAAAATTAATCAAATTAAAGTCTCTCTGAGCTGAAGCACTTCAAGTACAACTTAGGAGAATCTGCCAGTGGCCAATGTGGTTTAGACATCAAGTCCCAACCTAATAACCCCAGTAACTGGCACATCTCAGACTAAGTAGGACATAAACTTGGAGATAAAACATGTGTCTTGGTCCCCATGTGCCAACTTATTTATTATTCATTTAGCATCCAACTATCTGCCAGCTTGAACAGGATTTGTTCCCACCAGACAAAGTAGGAAAATAGACTTTCCAGAAAGTTGAGATATAGAGCTTAGGTTCTGAGGAATGATAGAAAAAGAGGATTTCAAACAGGATAAGCTTTGCAAAAGCTAACTGGTTTCACTTCCATTTATTTCTAGCCCTTGAAGATTTCACTTCATACATTTCAGGAATCATGATGTACCTTCTCCTTGTTTTCCTCACTTTATGGCTTGTTATAGAAATGATATATTGCTATAGGAAGATACTGAAATCAGAAGAAGCTGCACAAGAAAATGCGTAAGTTACCTTCGGACATTATTTGTGTTCGCTTTCGGGCATGTGTTCATTGCTGAGGGAATTTAATATTTTATATTGCATTTAATACCCAATAGATGCACCTGGGGAGCTAAGGAGTTATTAACTTTTACCATCATTACCTCCAGCACACCCACGTATGGGTCATGTTTCTGTAGACAAACTGGAGTCAGTCCACATTTATTCATTTAATTTCTATTCAATAGCAATGGGACTCAGACACGATGAGCATAATTGAAGTTCAGACACTTCAGAACCCAACAGTATCTCCAGCTAAATCAAGCCTCTCTCACGTTTTTGAGTCTCACAGTTTTGCGCTATTTTTACAATCTCATTTGAAGGTATGTGAATAGTcgcagtttatttttaaccatgtgTTAATTACGGGTTATGTTTGTGTTGGAAGTGCAGAGTTGAATATGATTTTACCAATTGTAGCAAAGATAGAATTATTCCCAAAAAAGAAAGTAATGAGTTTAATAGCTAATGTTTTAATATTTTGTATATGAGGAGTTCATTAGGGAAGGAGAGCATGAATTGCCGTTCTGTCTACTTTCGCATATTGAACCCACTTTTTCCAAGACCATGCTAGCAGCATGGACCCCAAAATCAATGGGCACAGGTTGAATAATTGGGCATGCGACCAATTTGTGAGATGCCCAAATTTCTGATGAACGATTTAAGTGAGCCTGTGCTGGCGACATCCACAAGCTCATTTTTTGATATGTAAGTATACCTAAAACAGGATCccacaacaaatctcactaccataaGGGAGGCTTGACCCACAGAATTCTGCATAAAAACCAGAAGCCAGGGACGCATGGGCCTAGAAATCCGACTTTCCAGCATCTCTTTTCTTCAGGCGCTAAACGGCCTATGTTTCCAATATGGTGGACAGGAAGAATATGTTCATATCGAGCCAGAAATGCGGCATCCCGCCGTATTGGTGTAGGCAACAACAAAAAATATATTGGCGTCCAGGACCCACGCCTTTGCATATCCAAATAAGGAGCTTAACCCCTGTTTGAAGCCCCCTCTGTAATATTTGGTTGCCCCAAACATAGCCAAACCCAactgccccccaccctccccttcctgacCCAATCACACTCCTTCAAAGCCCATTTAAGGATTTACCTGCGAGCTACAGCTGTCGTTGCAGTGGCCCAATCTTTGATTCCTATTCGCCAGCTCGATGATAATGAGGcccgaggcccgaggcccaatatcaCATGCACCTTGGGCCTATCCCAGTGCCcccttggatctaacttgccataaGATCTAACCTGCCTCTTAAGTCAGGTGCTTAAAATAATTTTTTCTAATTGTATTTTGCATTTTTATTTACCTCGGGCTGTATTTTGCTCAATACCGTAGTTGGTATTTTCCTCGTTAATACTTAGTTTCTTTATTCTTGGTTCCTTTGAAATTGCACCATATAAAGAGATGAGGATGGGTATTTCAAGGAGCTTACTGAGTAATAATGCAAATGGTCATGTCTGTCTTtaactaagaggttgcagggtgacttggacaggttaagtgagtgggcaaatacatggcagataaatgtgaggttatccactttggtggtaaaaacaggaaggcagattaatatctgaatggtgacagattagtaaaagggaggtgcaacaagacctgggtgtcatggtacatcagtcattgaaagttggcatgtaggtacagcaggtggtgaagaaggcaaatggcatgttggccttcatagcgagaggatttgagtatagaggtcttactacagttgtacaaggccttggtgaggccacaccttgaatattgtgtacagttttggtctcctaatctgaggaaggatattcttgctattgagggagtgcagcgaaggttcaccagactgattcccaggatgacaggacttacatatgaagaaagactggatcgattaggcttatattcaatggaatttagaagaatgagaggggatctcatagaaacatataaaattctgacgggattggacagattagatgcaggaagaatgttctcgatgttggggaagtccagaaccaggggtcacagtctaaggataagggtaagccatttaggaccaagatgaggagaaacttcttcacttagagagttgtaagcatgtggaattctctatcagagAAAGTTATtgagttcgttatatatattcaaaagggagctagatgtggcccttatggctaaagggatcaaggggtatggagagaaagcaggattagggtactgaagtgcatgatcagccataatcatattgaatggtggtgctggctcgaagagccaaatggcctactcctgcagctattttctacgtttctagctGTTAGAAAGGCAGTCGCTATGAAATGTATATAACTGTTCAGGACATTCTGAAGATTCAAATTGATTTCCAATTCAATTATCATTACAGAGCAGACTATCTGGCGATATCATCTGGAATCAAAGAGAACCACTCAACAATTCCTGTGGACGAATAGGAACTTGTGCACCTCAGACAGTGGATAGTTTGGTAAGAACAACACGAGAGGCTGGAATAAGGTTTTTTCCAAATCAAAAATTTAAGGCTCAAAAGTGAGAAGCCTGGAGAATGACCAGTTAAACTACAAGGTTTTATCACAG
Proteins encoded:
- the scn3b gene encoding sodium channel regulatory subunit beta-3, which codes for MVQVRCCWSVCVEVPSDTEALHGTNMKLTCISCMRREDVNTDTMVEWTYITDDGQEISIYEYNGEPRELKGPYQGRILWNGSKDLQDVSITIVNVTLNDSGLYRCTIKRHFNYEIHRPSVTEVKEVQLTVHEDALEDFTSYISGIMMYLLLVFLTLWLVIEMIYCYRKILKSEEAAQENAADYLAISSGIKENHSTIPVDE